A genomic region of Metopolophium dirhodum isolate CAU chromosome 1, ASM1992520v1, whole genome shotgun sequence contains the following coding sequences:
- the LOC132951279 gene encoding uncharacterized protein LOC132951279 — MSSRIGHFYRNIICDEQTCANYLKSKQLLPQNEENHLTCNEVREGVSCGGDLKETTRTSKKRNSDGSFKRTVTLRCTKKGCQTFQSIRKGNQFFSYTDLNGRCNSKLTLTEIMELVWYWVYLNTVQTTVLWTGRSNHTVVDWYNLCRNVVVDCFSKRQKMGGRGCIVEIDESLFQGKRKYNRGRLLCSDQRTGNEENEEPLNNDETEQSAEETNQRNYGSRVQGPWVFGLCWHHNDVLERRFFIVQKRDRATLLPIIQREVEQGTIIHSDQWKAYATLNEHGFSHKTVNHSLNFIDPSTGAHTQSIEGLWRIVKKRYGIKVNGASSLLERQLKEEWWRSLHPAMDTIFDDFLSDMKTIFLV, encoded by the coding sequence atgagTTCAAGAATCGGACatttttatcgtaatattatttgtgacgAACAAACATGTgcgaattatttaaaaagcaaACAGTTGTTACCTCAAAATGAAGAAAATCATTTAACGTGCAATGAAGTGAGAGAAGGCGTCAGCTGTGGTGGAGATCTTAAAGAAACTACCAGAACAAGTAAAAAGAGAAATTCGGATGGATCATTTAAAAGGACAGTTACATTAAGATGCACCAAAAAAGGGTGTCAAACTTTTCAATCAATACGTAAAGGTAATCAGTTCTTTTCATACACTGATCTCAATGGTAGATGTAACAGCAAATTAACATTAACGGAAATTATGGAATTGGTGTGGTATTGGGTTTACCTTAACACTGTTCAAACAACGGTACTCTGGACAGGACGAAGCAACCATACTGTTGTTGATTGGTACAACTTGTGCAGAAATGTCGTAGTCGATTGTTTTTCGAAACGTCAGAAAATGGGTGGGCGAGGTTGTATTGTGGAAATCGATGAATCTCTTTTTCAaggaaaaagaaaatataatcgtGGACGTTTGTTATGTTCTGATCAAAGAACGGGAAATGAAGAAAATGAGGAACCCCTAAACAATGACGAAACTGAACAATCAGCAGAAGAAACTAATCAACGAAATTATGGTTCACGGGTACAAGGACCATGGGTATTTGGTCTATGTTGGCACCACAATGACGTTCTGGAACGCCGATTTTTCATAGTTCAAAAACGTGATAGAGCAACACTTTTGCCAATTATTCAAAGAGAAGTTGAACAGGGAACGATAATTCACAGTGACCAGTGGAAGGCATACGCTACATTAAATGAACACGGGTTTAGTCACAAAACAGTAAATCATAGCCTAAATTTCATTGATCCAAGTACAGGAGCACATACTCAGTCAATCGAGGGTCTTTGGCGTATTGTGAAGAAAAGATACGGTATAAAAGTAAACGGAGCTTCATCATTACTCGAAAGGCAGTTAAAAGAAGAGTGGTGGCGATCACTTCATCCAGCCATGGATACAATATTTGACGATTTTCTTTCAgatatgaaaacaatatttttagtttaa
- the LOC132951285 gene encoding CD109 antigen codes for MYSQRAFISIVGPKILRPNSEYHVAVSTQGNDIANYSSRRRWCYSFIFRSADVGPGNYNLTARGSGGLEVFNTTTLEYVHKSYSVFIQTDKAIYKPGHKVQFRAIVLNYHLKPTVTGALDIYITDGQGNRVKHWSRALTTRGVFSSELQLSESPVLGDWNIVVTVLDQVFHKSFLVAEYVLPKFEVTIEVPEHTTFKQSVVSATIHAKYTYGKPVKGEATVSVYPEYYSDLIQPIYQNPLRKVVPINGKTVVQFDVVKDLSLNDEFRRIITFDVTVEEALTGRSQNTSANVMFHNYKYKMDLIRTSEYFKPGLKYTAFIKMSHHDGTPVYDDRNPVKVWHGFSHETEKLDESKHMLPRNGLIPLVYYPQINASVIVIEAEYLNQREALSTILPAHSTSNTFMQATVLTERPTVNKDVEIQVNSTESLQYITYQVLGRGDVIVASTVQIPNAGQHTAVIRFLATYAMAPTAHVIVQFVKDDGEVVADAIDVELDGVLQNYINVDVSRDEVEPDTSVDINFEAKPNSYIGVAGIDQSVLLLKTGNDISHDNVLDELRTYDNGEHSNYMPYLRESLDRSSMFWWPGSYTAHQAFDKSGATILTNAFVNDYNPWVYYRSNVMDDQEMMPIPSTVSETSSSIKVRKNFPETWLWESTESGQDGRTSMKSTVPDTITSWVITAFSVDSLYGLGLLDSPKKLKVFRPFFISVDLPYSVRRGEYVSIPVVVFNYLSKDVTADVTLENIGQFDFADTSNDVRDSKLELYKRKSLTIKSNSGSPTSFLIQTKDLGYISIKLTATSKLAGDAIEKKLLVKPEGETIYKNKAIFVDLRKESLFEKNITLEIPSNIVPDSELIEIGAVGDILGPSTMNLASLIQMPFGCGEQNMLNFVPNIVILDYLKNTKQLTTAVETKSLKYMETGYQQELTYRRSDGSFSAFGSADASGSTWLTAYVVKSFRQAMPYIPIEEKIIIEGLQWLSNNQANNGSFPEVGYVSHSDIQGGSSKGLALTAYTLIAFLENQKATPVYRNTINRAVEYLVRNLPGVEDPYAIAICSYALHLADHPEKNVAFNLLELKANTVDGKKWWKRMDRANDKKNPWVQEPNSVDVEMTAYALLTYLQRELVEDGLPILHWLVSQQNDQGGFASSQDTVITLYALSQMAERITPGTLKLSATFSYMKNGQSELKVTKDNAMVLQLIELPKRTRILNVTATGTGLAIIKVSYRYNVNVTGAWPLFSLDPQVDKNSNANHLQLSVCSGFRGGNDSNMAVMEVTLPSGFTVDNDALPSLRLSNNIKRVETKDGDTVVMLYFDKMMAEEYCPTISAFQTHKVANQKPVPVTVYDYYDQSRRARVFYSPRKATPCEICEDSDCTKMCVQTDNPKSGAPSQFHNGLQLTFIVASISSILLVRR; via the exons ATGTATTCACAAAGAG CTTTTATATCCATTGTGGGTCCGAAGATCTTGCGGCCAAATTCAGAATATCATGTAGCAGTGAGTACACAAGGGAACGACATCGCCAACTACAGTAGTCGTAGACGTTGGTG ttattcatttatttttagatcGGCGGACGTTGGTCCTGGTAATTACAATCTAACTGCTCGAGGTTCGGGTGGCTTAGAGGTTTTCAACACCACGACACTAGAGTACGTTCACAAGAGTTATTCGGTATTCATTCAAACCGACAAAGCCATCTATAAGCCGGGACATAAAGTGCAGTTTAGAGCAATTGTGTTAAATTACCATTTGAAACCGACCGTTACGGGAGCTTTGGACATTTACATTACG GATGGCCAAGGCAATCGTGTGAAACATTGGAGCAGAGCGCTAACTACCCGTGGAGTCTTTTCTTCAGAACTTCAACTATCTGAGTCACCGGTGCTCGGTGATTGGAATATTGTCGTCACCGTACTGGACCAAGTATTCCACAAATCATTCTTGGTGGCTGAATACGTTTTGCCAAAGTTTGAAGTGACCATCGAAGTGCCTGAACACACCACGTTTAAGCAATCTGTCGTGTCTGCAACCATTCACGctaa ATACACGTACGGTAAGCCCGTTAAAGGAGAGGCCACTGTTTCAGTTTACCCAGAATACTACAGTGATCTCATACAGCCTATATACCAAAACCCGTTGAGAAAAGTCGTACCAATTAATGGCAAAACAGTTGTGCAATTTGATGTCGTTAAAGATCTTAG tctaAACGACGAGTTCAGACGAATTATTACTTTCGATGTCACTGTCGAAGAAGCTCTCACGGGCAGGTCTCAGAATACATCGGCTAACGTTATGTTTCACAACTACAAATACAAAATGGATCTCATCAGAACATCAGAATACTTCAAGCCTGGACTCAAATATACAGCTTTT ataaaaatgagTCATCACGATGGCACGCCTGTATACGATGACAGGAATCCGGTGAAAGTTTGGCACGGATTTTCGCATGAGACTGAAAAGCTAGACGAATCCAAACACATGTTGCCAAGAAATGGTTTGATTCCACTTGTCTACTATCCGCAGATCAATGCATCAGTGATCGTCATTGAG GCAGAGTACTTGAACCAGAGAGAAGCGTTATCCACGATCTTACCAGCACACTCAACCAGTAATACATTTATGCAAGCTACCGTTCTGACCGAACGCCCTACG GTTAATAAAGATGTCGAAATACAAGTGAACTCGACGGAGAGTCTGCAGTATATAACTTACCAAGTTCTCGGCAGGGGTGATGTAATCGTAGCTAGTACCGTGCAGATTCCTAACGCCGGTCAGCACACAGCCGTTATCCGGTTCTTGGCCACATACGCTATGGCACCCACCGCCCACGTTATCGTGCAGTTTGTCAAGGATGACGGTGAGGTAGTCGCCGACGCTATCGACGTTGAACTCGATGGAGTGTTGCAGAACTAC ATTAACGTGGACGTGAGTCGCGATGAGGTAGAGCCTGACACCTCAGTGGATATAAATTTCGAAGCCAAACCGAATTCATACATAGGCGTAGCTGGAATCGACCAGAGCGTTCTGTTACTGAAAACCGGCAACGACATATCACAC GACAACGTATTAGACGAACTTAGAACTTACGACAACGGTGAACATTCCAATTACATGCCGTACCTCAGAGAATCGTTGGATAGAAGTTCGATGTTTTGGTGGCCAGGTTCGTACACCGCTCACCAAGCGTTCGAt AAATCTGGAGCCACCATATTGACCAACGCCTTCGTCAATGATTATAATCCTTGGG TTTACTATAGGTCAAATGTGATGGATGACCAAGAAATGATGCCGATACCATCCACTGTTTCCGAAACATCTTCAAGCATCAAAGTGCGGAAGAACTTCCCCGAAACGTGGCTATGGGAGTCCACTGAATCTGG GCAAGACGGACGAACTTCCATGAAATCCACGGTGCCAGATACGATCACGTCGTGGGTGATCACTGCATTCTCAGTTGATTCACTCTACGGACTTGGTCTTCTCGATTCACCCAAAAag ctAAAAGTATTCAGACCATTTTTCATATCCGTCGATTTACCATACTCAGTGAGAAGAGGCGAGTATGTTTCCATACCGGTGGTGGTGTTTAATTACCTGAGCAAAGACGTCACAGCTGACGTGACTTTAGAAAATATCGGTCAGTTCGACTTCGCCGACACCTCCAATGATGTCCGAGattcaa AATTGGAATTGTACAAACGGAAATCATTAACTATCAAATCGAATAGTGGAAGTCCAACATCGTTCCTAATACAAACCAAAGATCTAGGTTACATCAGCATTAAGTTGACAGCTACCAGTAAATTGGCTGGCGATGCTATAGAAAAGAAGCTATTGGTCAAG CCGGAAGGAGAaaccatttataaaaacaaagcGATCTTTGTCGATCTCAGAAAAGAAtcattgtttgaaaaaaacataactttagAAATTCCTAGCAATATTGTTCCAGACTCTGAATTAATTGAAATCGGAGCAGTTG GTGATATTTTGGGGCCAAGCACAATGAACTTGGCGTCTTTGATCCAAATGCCTTTTGGATGTGGTGAACAAAACATGTTGAATTTCGTACCCAATATCGTCATTTTGGATTACTTGAAA AATACAAAACAATTGACGACTGCTGTCGAAACAAAATCGTTGAAATATATGGAAACTGGGTACCAACAAGAGTTAACGTACCGCAGATCAGATGGTTCTTTTAGTGCTTTCGGATCGGCAGATGCTAGTGGTAGTACGTG GTTGACCGCTTACGTTGTCAAGTCATTCAGACAGGCAATGCCATATATACCAATTGAAGAAAAAATCATAATCGAAGGTCTACAGTGGTTGTCTAACAATCAGGCGAATAATGGTAGTTTCCCGGAAGTGGGCTATGTCAGTCACAGTGACATACAGGGAGGATCCTCAAAAGGACTGGCACTCACCGCCTACACACTTATAGCATTTTTGGAAAACCAAAAGGCCACTCCTGTTTACCGCAATACAATTAATAGAGCCGTAGAATATTTAGTGAGAAACCTACCGGGAGTAGAAGATCCGTACGCGATCGCCATCTGCTCATACGCATTGCACTTAGCCGATCATCCGGAGAAAAATGTAGCTTTTAACCTACTCGAATTGAAAGCTAATACTGTTG ATGGAAAAAAATGGTGGAAACGTATGGATCGTGCTAACGACAAAAAAAATCCATGGGTCCAAGAGCCTAATTCGGTTGACGTAGAAATGACCGCATACGCCTTGTTAACCTATTTGCAAAGAGAACTTGTAGAAGACGGTTTGCCGATACTACACTGGTTGGTGTCTCAACAAAACGATCAAGGAGGGTTCGCTTCTAGCcag GACACGGTGATAACGTTGTACGCGCTTTCTCAAATGGCCGAGCGAATTACTCCGGGTACTTTAAAGTTATCTGCCACATTTTCTTACATGAAAAATGGACAATCTGAACTAAAAGTAACCAAAGATAACGCCATGGTGTTGCAGTTGATCGAA CTCCCAAAGCGCACTCGCATCTTGAACGTGACAGCCACCGGTACTGGATTAGCCATTATCAAAGTGTCTTACAGATACAATGTAAACGTAACCGGTGCTTGGCCATTGTTTTCGCTAGATCCGCAAGTGGACAAGAACTCGAACGCCAATCACCTTCAGCTTTCCGTCTGTTCCGG TTTTCGAGGGGGTAATGACAGCAACATGGCAGTTATGGAAGTGACACTACCCTCAGGTTTTACTGTGGACAACGACGCGTTGCCCAGCCTCCGATTGTCCAACAACATCAAACGCGTCGAGACCAAAGATGGAGATACCGTCGTCATGTTGTACTTTGACAAG ATGATGGCTGAAGAATACTGTCCGACTATATCAGCGTTCCAAACACACAAAGTAGCCAATCAAAAGCCAGTGCCCGTCACCGTGTATGATTATTACGATCAGT CGAGGCGTGCCAGAGTTTTCTACTCACCGAGAAAAGCGACTCCATGTGAAATATGTGAAGATTCCGATTGTACCAAAATGTGTGTACAAACCGATAACCCCAAATCCGGTGCTCCGTCACAGTTCCATAACGGTTTGCAGTTGACGTTCATCGTTGCTTCGATTTCAAGTATCTTACTTGTTAGacgttaa